The following proteins are encoded in a genomic region of Tistrella bauzanensis:
- a CDS encoding ArdC family protein, which produces MSKHHHEAGPGRASLYDEITTKIISELEAGRLPWVQPWGTAAAKAPLAMPKNAATGRGYSGINVLILWGAVVQHGYPCQSWLTFRQALALGGHVRRGEHGITVVYADRFIPDDEKRRAGETGEDAQAIPFLKRFTVFNSAQCANLPEDVAIVAPPPPPGLIEPQVEALIKASGIDFRIGGDRAFYVPARDYVQVPPPQAFFEPINWHRTALHECSHASGAPHRLNRDLSGAFGTKKYAFEELVAEISAAFCCAALGIVPTVRHADYIGSWAEVLREDNRAIVRAASQASKAADFLLDFLPASDRLIAVTSHDDVEHMTAAA; this is translated from the coding sequence ATGTCCAAGCACCACCACGAAGCCGGCCCCGGCCGCGCCAGCCTGTACGACGAAATCACCACCAAGATCATCAGCGAGTTGGAGGCTGGGCGGCTGCCCTGGGTCCAGCCCTGGGGTACGGCCGCGGCGAAGGCGCCGCTCGCCATGCCGAAGAACGCCGCCACGGGGCGCGGCTATTCCGGCATCAACGTGCTCATTCTCTGGGGCGCTGTCGTCCAGCATGGTTATCCCTGCCAGAGCTGGCTGACTTTCCGCCAAGCGCTGGCGCTCGGCGGCCATGTACGGCGCGGCGAACACGGCATCACTGTCGTTTATGCCGACCGCTTCATCCCGGACGACGAGAAGCGACGCGCCGGCGAGACCGGCGAGGATGCACAGGCCATTCCGTTTCTGAAGCGCTTCACGGTCTTCAACTCGGCGCAGTGCGCGAACCTGCCCGAGGACGTGGCGATCGTCGCACCGCCACCCCCGCCAGGCTTGATCGAGCCCCAAGTCGAGGCGCTAATCAAGGCAAGCGGAATCGATTTTCGCATTGGCGGGGATCGCGCCTTCTACGTGCCGGCCCGCGACTATGTGCAGGTGCCGCCGCCCCAGGCGTTCTTCGAGCCGATCAACTGGCATCGGACCGCGCTTCACGAATGTTCCCACGCGAGTGGAGCGCCGCACCGCCTGAATCGCGACCTCTCGGGCGCCTTCGGCACCAAGAAGTACGCCTTCGAGGAGCTGGTGGCCGAGATCTCTGCGGCCTTCTGCTGCGCGGCCCTCGGCATTGTCCCGACTGTGCGGCACGCCGACTACATCGGCTCCTGGGCTGAGGTTCTGCGTGAAGACAACCGCGCCATCGTCCGCGCCGCGTCACAGGCGAGCAAGGCAGCGGACTTCCTGCTCGACTTTCTACCGGCGAGCGACCGGCTCATCGCCGTGACCTCCCATGACGACGTCGAACACATGACGGCGGCGGCGTGA